The following are encoded together in the Acetobacter vaccinii genome:
- the secG gene encoding preprotein translocase subunit SecG encodes MTTALLILHFCVTIALIGVVLIQRSEGGGLGIGSSQGMGAFMSGRGTANLLTRTTAILAGLFMLLSLTLAVLYKGGVTGAGQDILGQAPQPAATAPVAPPQQAVTPAPAPAPAHP; translated from the coding sequence ATGACCACAGCCCTGCTGATCCTGCATTTCTGTGTCACAATAGCCCTGATCGGCGTTGTGCTGATCCAGCGCAGCGAAGGCGGTGGCCTTGGCATTGGCAGCAGCCAGGGCATGGGGGCCTTTATGTCCGGTCGCGGGACGGCCAACCTGCTAACGCGTACAACAGCGATTCTGGCCGGGTTGTTCATGCTGTTGTCCCTGACTCTGGCTGTCCTTTACAAAGGCGGCGTGACTGGGGCTGGGCAGGATATTCTTGGGCAGGCACCCCAGCCTGCGGCCACAGCACCTGTTGCCCCGCCCCAGCAGGCGGTCACCCCGGCACCTGCCCCCGCCCCGGCCCATCCGTGA
- the tpiA gene encoding triose-phosphate isomerase, whose protein sequence is MSRQLIAGNWKMNGTRQNAQGLAQALVARLPADAADVVVCPPFTLLPLLADSLAGTALALGAQDCHKAPSGAYTGDISATMLGEFGVSYVILGHSERRQGHGELDDTVREKAIAATKAGLTPIVCIGETEDQRESGDYTDVLGWQIKGSLPDNFAGVLAYEPIWAIGTGLAATTEQIAQTMLFLREELVRQFGEAGKAIKILYGGSVNADNAAAILGIPEVGGALVGGASLDADAFLSIVSAASAA, encoded by the coding sequence ATGAGCCGACAGCTTATCGCAGGCAATTGGAAAATGAATGGCACGCGGCAGAATGCACAGGGGCTGGCGCAGGCCCTTGTGGCCCGCCTGCCTGCTGATGCGGCGGATGTTGTTGTCTGCCCGCCCTTTACCCTGTTGCCGTTGCTGGCCGACAGCCTTGCCGGAACGGCTTTGGCTCTGGGCGCGCAGGACTGCCACAAAGCCCCATCTGGGGCCTATACCGGCGATATTTCTGCCACGATGCTGGGTGAGTTTGGCGTATCTTACGTCATCCTTGGACATTCCGAGCGTCGGCAGGGGCATGGTGAACTGGATGACACCGTGCGGGAAAAAGCCATCGCCGCAACCAAGGCCGGGCTGACACCCATTGTCTGCATCGGGGAGACGGAAGACCAGCGCGAAAGCGGTGATTATACCGATGTTCTTGGCTGGCAGATCAAGGGCTCCCTGCCCGACAATTTTGCCGGAGTACTGGCGTATGAACCCATCTGGGCCATTGGTACGGGGCTTGCCGCGACGACCGAGCAGATTGCCCAGACCATGCTTTTCCTGCGTGAGGAACTGGTGCGACAGTTTGGAGAGGCTGGAAAAGCTATCAAAATCCTGTATGGAGGGTCCGTGAACGCTGACAATGCAGCCGCCATCCTTGGTATTCCCGAGGTCGGGGGGGCGCTTGTTGGTGGCGCCAGCCTAGACGCGGATGCGTTTCTCTCCATTGTCAGCGCCGCATCGGCTGCCTGA